One window from the genome of Burkholderia sp. FERM BP-3421 encodes:
- a CDS encoding alpha/beta fold hydrolase, translated as MFRRAQERSTAAHASSHSPSRGRPRELCATRRGARRGLLVHDPDLPGRGAHQDRPFPTDWPTLIADLADAVDDVDDGAPRFLFGHRFGALLAYEVARRRDARGGPALAGLFLSSYHAPVAAIPVMRQKAAPTPCPMRRSSTSCGAGDSFPTRRSPMRT; from the coding sequence TTGTTTCGACGAGCGCAGGAACGCTCAACAGCCGCGCACGCATCGTCGCATTCGCCTTCGCGGGGGCGGCCACGCGAGCTATGCGCCACTCGTCGAGGCGCTCGGCGAGGCCTTCTCGTTCACGACCCTGACCTGCCCGGCCGCGGCGCCCACCAGGACCGCCCCTTCCCCACCGACTGGCCGACGCTGATCGCCGACCTCGCGGACGCGGTCGACGACGTCGACGACGGCGCCCCGCGGTTCCTGTTCGGACACCGCTTCGGCGCGCTGCTCGCCTACGAAGTGGCACGACGGCGCGATGCGCGCGGCGGCCCGGCGCTCGCCGGGCTGTTCCTGTCGAGCTATCACGCGCCCGTCGCGGCAATCCCCGTCATGCGCCAGAAGGCCGCACCCACGCCCTGCCCGATGCGGCGTTCATCGACGTCGTGCGGCGCTGGGGATTCTTTCCCGACGCGGCGCTCGCCGATGCGGACCTGA
- a CDS encoding LuxR family transcriptional regulator encodes MYEDLSVESFNEILHVHSERGLFDHTQSRIRQLGFKNFVYRYQLAGASTSRRAFDGYPPAWSARYEDAGYAEIDPLIRQCLSRTVPLIWDDALFTGPAARLRAEAKAHGLVYGLSCPVHDRGGMFSMLCMATDFPFQHRQDNTLRLLSLAQLLASFVHSAMRKLLECKAPAQNTCDLTTREREALQWAGRGKTAWEISKILGITQRTVVFHLTNAVRKMGATNRAQAVAMASARGVI; translated from the coding sequence ATGTACGAAGACTTGTCCGTTGAGTCGTTTAACGAAATCCTCCATGTGCACAGCGAGCGCGGCCTGTTCGATCACACGCAATCCCGCATCCGCCAACTGGGTTTCAAGAACTTCGTCTATCGCTACCAACTCGCGGGCGCCTCCACCAGCCGGCGGGCATTCGACGGCTACCCGCCCGCGTGGAGCGCGCGCTACGAGGATGCGGGGTATGCCGAGATCGATCCGCTGATCCGGCAATGCCTGTCGCGCACCGTGCCGCTGATCTGGGACGACGCGCTGTTTACAGGGCCGGCGGCGCGGCTGCGCGCCGAAGCGAAGGCGCACGGGCTCGTGTACGGCCTGAGCTGTCCGGTCCACGATCGCGGCGGCATGTTCAGCATGCTGTGCATGGCGACCGATTTCCCGTTCCAGCATCGCCAGGACAATACGCTGCGCCTGCTCAGCCTCGCGCAACTGCTCGCGAGCTTCGTGCATTCGGCGATGCGCAAGCTGCTCGAGTGCAAGGCCCCGGCGCAGAACACATGCGACCTGACCACGCGCGAGCGCGAGGCGCTGCAATGGGCGGGACGCGGCAAGACCGCGTGGGAGATCTCGAAGATCCTCGGCATCACGCAGCGGACGGTGGTGTTCCACTTGACGAACGCCGTTCGCAAGATGGGCGCGACCAATCGCGCGCAGGCGGTCGCGATGGCGTCGGCGCGCGGCGTGATTTGA
- a CDS encoding GH92 family glycosyl hydrolase, whose amino-acid sequence MRNGMFQAATAAVMAALAISGCGGDSLDAAPASSAVVTGNTTATVPGDSASAGATSGANGSTGSNGNGGADGAAPPARTDIPGLTKFVNVLIGTGAPDAGGLYPGNVNPAAQAPFGMVSFGPDTPGSRSPWGNGSGGYYYADTTIDFFSLTHLSGPGCRGQGAVAMIPGGRSLSFSHKDEVASPGYYRVKTGNGILNELTATTRTGMARLTYPAGASPNLVINALRSNGMKSGVAPSLVDLKVDVAAGVVSGKTVVGAFCGGTWYKPVYFYIKLDTPLDPAATKVAPGVATLVFAPKAGGGATTVQLKAGISSVSVANAQLNLTKENPGWSFDTTRNDLDAAWNSRLNTIQLDLAQPNAMKSLGSAQARTASDHVTQFYTALYRTLAGPTVYSDVNGEYRSMRQLNLGDPGNTAPQRETANVSQDPVPDQPRAYRTHYSSFSLWDTYRSVTQLQALLFPGEASDMMQSLVVDAKQCGAFPHWVDGSDDTKPMEGDHAPNVIAGAYAFGARGFDLAAARKYMLQSAFGTGGPGSAFVEGACNNLGSVDDSAGVSTVSDFYLKNGYVSTNVAGDHHAGSMTLELSTTDVSVGNFLAALGRAEDAGSVAALRRRGRNWINIFNADIPANSGYYGESKGLVTKDSSGQWDFSENNNRGFHESTEPNYTWTIGHDYAELIKQLGGNAAAIARLNTLFGLSQTDPFNGPLPSAATLNSGESGSTLYIGNEPALQTPWAYNWAGRPQLTQRVIPVVMTKTFFNTPGGLPGNDDFGATSAFYLWASLGLYPVIPSAPGMAMSTPQFKGMTIWLADGTKKLRIEADDEALLNGKPYIKSVRLNGKTYPGSWLPLAAIAGGGTLTYTLSATPTNWAADPSLAPPSGPGADYTKPGTK is encoded by the coding sequence ATGCGTAACGGAATGTTCCAGGCGGCGACGGCGGCCGTGATGGCGGCGTTGGCCATATCGGGGTGCGGAGGCGACTCCCTGGATGCGGCGCCGGCTTCGTCTGCGGTGGTGACCGGCAACACGACGGCGACCGTTCCGGGTGATAGCGCATCGGCCGGCGCGACGAGCGGCGCGAACGGTTCGACCGGTTCGAATGGAAACGGTGGAGCCGACGGCGCGGCGCCCCCGGCGCGGACGGACATTCCCGGCCTGACGAAATTCGTCAACGTCCTGATCGGTACCGGCGCCCCGGACGCGGGCGGGCTCTATCCGGGCAACGTGAATCCCGCCGCGCAGGCGCCGTTCGGCATGGTCAGCTTCGGGCCGGACACGCCGGGCAGCCGGAGCCCCTGGGGCAACGGCTCGGGCGGTTACTATTACGCCGACACGACGATCGATTTCTTCAGCCTCACGCATCTGTCGGGACCCGGCTGCCGCGGCCAGGGCGCTGTCGCGATGATTCCGGGCGGGCGTTCCCTGTCGTTCTCGCACAAGGACGAGGTGGCATCGCCCGGCTATTACCGCGTGAAGACCGGCAACGGCATCCTCAACGAACTCACGGCGACGACCCGCACCGGCATGGCGCGCCTGACCTATCCGGCCGGCGCGTCGCCGAACCTGGTGATCAATGCGTTGCGCAGCAACGGCATGAAGTCGGGCGTTGCGCCGAGCCTCGTGGACCTCAAGGTCGACGTCGCGGCGGGCGTCGTGTCCGGCAAGACGGTGGTCGGCGCGTTCTGCGGCGGCACCTGGTACAAGCCGGTGTACTTCTACATCAAGCTCGATACGCCGCTCGATCCGGCCGCGACCAAGGTCGCGCCCGGCGTGGCGACGCTCGTGTTCGCGCCGAAGGCGGGCGGCGGTGCGACGACCGTGCAGCTGAAGGCCGGCATTTCGTCGGTCAGCGTGGCGAACGCCCAGCTCAATCTGACGAAGGAGAACCCGGGCTGGTCGTTCGACACGACGCGGAACGATCTGGACGCAGCGTGGAACAGCCGGCTCAACACGATCCAGCTCGACCTCGCGCAACCGAATGCCATGAAGAGCCTGGGCAGTGCGCAGGCCAGGACGGCAAGCGACCACGTCACGCAGTTCTATACCGCGCTGTATCGCACGCTGGCCGGGCCGACCGTCTATAGCGACGTGAACGGCGAGTACCGGAGCATGCGCCAGCTCAACCTCGGCGATCCCGGCAACACGGCGCCGCAGCGCGAGACGGCCAACGTGTCGCAGGATCCGGTTCCCGATCAGCCGCGGGCGTACCGCACGCACTATTCCAGCTTCTCGCTGTGGGACACCTATCGATCGGTGACGCAGTTGCAGGCGCTGCTGTTTCCCGGCGAAGCGAGCGACATGATGCAGTCGCTCGTGGTCGATGCGAAGCAGTGCGGCGCGTTTCCCCACTGGGTCGACGGCAGCGACGACACCAAGCCGATGGAAGGCGACCATGCGCCGAACGTGATCGCGGGCGCCTATGCGTTCGGCGCGCGCGGCTTCGACCTCGCGGCCGCGCGCAAGTACATGCTGCAATCGGCGTTCGGCACGGGCGGTCCGGGCAGCGCGTTCGTCGAGGGCGCGTGCAACAACCTGGGCAGCGTCGACGACAGCGCCGGCGTGAGCACGGTCAGCGACTTCTATTTGAAGAACGGCTATGTCTCGACCAATGTGGCGGGGGACCACCACGCGGGATCGATGACGCTGGAGCTGAGCACGACGGACGTATCGGTCGGCAATTTCCTGGCCGCGCTCGGCCGGGCGGAGGATGCGGGCAGCGTCGCCGCGCTGCGCAGGCGCGGGCGCAACTGGATCAATATCTTCAACGCGGACATCCCGGCAAACAGCGGCTACTACGGCGAATCGAAAGGGCTCGTCACGAAGGATTCGAGCGGCCAATGGGATTTCAGCGAGAACAATAACCGTGGCTTCCACGAGTCGACCGAGCCGAACTACACCTGGACGATCGGTCACGACTACGCGGAGCTGATCAAGCAGCTGGGCGGCAACGCGGCGGCGATCGCGCGCCTGAACACCCTGTTCGGCCTGAGCCAGACCGATCCGTTCAACGGCCCCCTGCCGAGCGCGGCGACGCTCAACAGCGGCGAATCGGGCAGCACGCTCTATATCGGCAACGAGCCCGCATTGCAGACGCCGTGGGCCTACAACTGGGCGGGCAGGCCGCAACTCACGCAACGCGTGATCCCGGTGGTGATGACGAAGACGTTCTTCAACACGCCCGGCGGCCTGCCCGGCAACGACGACTTCGGCGCGACCTCCGCGTTCTATCTGTGGGCGAGCCTCGGCCTGTATCCCGTCATTCCGTCGGCGCCCGGCATGGCCATGTCCACGCCGCAGTTCAAGGGCATGACGATCTGGCTCGCCGACGGCACGAAGAAGCTGCGCATCGAGGCGGACGACGAGGCGCTGCTGAACGGCAAGCCCTACATCAAGTCGGTTCGGTTGAACGGCAAGACCTACCCGGGGTCGTGGCTGCCGCTGGCGGCCATCGCCGGCGGCGGCACGCTGACCTATACGTTGTCGGCCACCCCGACGAACTGGGCGGCGGACCCGTCGCTGGCGCCGCCGTCCGGCCCCGGCGCCGACTATACGAAGCCGGGAACGAAGTAG
- a CDS encoding GH92 family glycosyl hydrolase, with protein MKRRHGMRHTSKSAGMLLALSVGVASCGGDLESTPLAATSAASPAAVAGASDTGAGSDAHDETSASMGGGEAASPTRTVDPTRVLRSVDPMIGTSNLDIAANWSSGIRGHGHTYPGATVPFGMVQLGPDTAGGPSALPYDWDRTAGYQYDDPCITGFTHTHLSGAGIGSGGEVRFLPTLAPVDKATLAKINGTSATYNARFSHADESAGPGYYRVRISPEGTGNPPWNVKGAAILAEMTATSHAGVHRYTYFPSAAAQKRSMIVSIAKPIGGSLKSGKIQVTDDRTISGWQITDNWANNKPTYFVARFSQPFDRDVVISQDGGTAYLTFAAAASGSASSLTVNVGISPSGVADAAANLSAEVGAKPFDDVKSGAEQAWARVLNRVQIQGGTEDQRTAFYTSLYHAMLGPTLYNNADGSYVGMDSVNDSRTAPPTTSKHANPGFDYSSSFSLWDTFRAQSPLMTLIQPERVDGWVRSLLAQFKQNGKGELPVWPLAQTETFTMAGHPAIPLIADAYLKGLTNAGTDEVWTALTTTQGASAHGFDQYRTRGYVFSGSNASVSTTQDYAFADWATAAVGKAAGKDTSAFTAYLKRSLNYRNVYNPTKNNGWIFAQPKGSTGAWGVPFDPAGAEKDDYSEANSWIDTWNVFHDFPGLIAVLGGKARFAAQLDQTFNPKNPLGFRFGQGFPDLTGRIGQFVAGNEPANQLPYLYDVIGAPSKTQDLVRTVMDDMYSLTLTDRDRAELSRASLKAAQDDPRRVRASAIPGNDDFGQLSAWYVLSALGIYSLNPVGGVYYFGTPLFAEASIDIPVASSAASGGALTFGQVRRFTITAHTTSGAPPSKANRYVQSATLNGSPLHRPYITHDEMRAGGKLDFVMGPTPNDAWVDQWDGTDPNSAFAPSVVFGGGRL; from the coding sequence ATGAAACGGAGGCATGGAATGCGCCACACATCGAAATCCGCCGGCATGCTCCTGGCACTGAGCGTCGGCGTCGCGTCATGCGGCGGCGATCTCGAGTCGACGCCGCTTGCCGCGACGAGCGCCGCATCACCCGCTGCCGTAGCGGGCGCTTCCGATACCGGGGCAGGAAGCGATGCGCATGACGAGACTTCGGCTTCGATGGGCGGGGGAGAGGCGGCGTCGCCGACGCGGACCGTCGATCCGACGCGCGTCCTCCGAAGCGTCGACCCCATGATCGGGACGTCGAACCTGGACATCGCCGCGAACTGGAGCAGCGGAATACGCGGGCATGGCCACACCTACCCGGGGGCGACGGTGCCGTTCGGCATGGTTCAGCTGGGACCGGACACGGCGGGCGGGCCCAGCGCCTTGCCTTATGACTGGGATCGCACGGCCGGCTACCAGTACGACGACCCCTGCATCACCGGATTCACGCACACGCATCTGTCCGGCGCGGGCATCGGGTCGGGCGGCGAGGTCCGTTTCCTGCCGACGCTCGCGCCGGTCGACAAGGCGACGCTGGCCAAGATCAACGGGACGTCCGCGACCTACAACGCGCGTTTCAGCCACGCCGACGAAAGCGCCGGACCGGGATACTATCGCGTGCGCATCTCGCCCGAAGGAACGGGCAATCCTCCCTGGAACGTCAAGGGCGCCGCGATCCTCGCCGAGATGACGGCGACCTCGCATGCGGGCGTGCATCGCTATACCTACTTCCCGAGCGCGGCCGCGCAAAAGCGGAGCATGATCGTCAGCATCGCCAAGCCGATCGGCGGCTCGCTCAAGAGCGGGAAAATCCAGGTCACGGATGATCGGACGATCTCCGGATGGCAGATCACCGACAACTGGGCGAACAACAAGCCGACGTATTTCGTGGCGCGGTTTTCTCAGCCGTTCGATCGCGACGTCGTGATCAGCCAGGACGGCGGCACCGCCTACCTGACGTTCGCGGCGGCGGCGTCCGGTTCAGCGTCGTCCCTGACCGTCAACGTCGGCATCTCGCCGTCGGGAGTGGCCGACGCCGCGGCGAATCTGTCCGCCGAAGTCGGCGCGAAGCCGTTCGACGACGTGAAGAGCGGGGCCGAACAGGCATGGGCCCGGGTGCTCAACCGCGTGCAGATCCAGGGCGGCACCGAGGACCAGCGAACCGCGTTCTATACCTCGCTTTATCATGCGATGCTCGGTCCGACGCTCTACAACAATGCGGACGGCAGCTACGTCGGCATGGATTCGGTCAACGACAGCCGAACCGCGCCGCCGACGACGAGCAAGCATGCGAATCCCGGGTTCGACTATTCGTCCTCCTTCTCGCTGTGGGATACGTTCCGCGCCCAATCCCCGTTGATGACCTTGATCCAGCCGGAACGCGTCGACGGCTGGGTCCGGTCGCTGCTGGCGCAGTTCAAGCAGAACGGCAAGGGCGAGCTGCCGGTCTGGCCGCTGGCTCAAACGGAAACCTTCACGATGGCCGGCCATCCGGCTATTCCGTTGATCGCCGACGCTTACCTGAAGGGCCTCACGAATGCGGGCACCGACGAGGTCTGGACCGCGCTGACCACCACGCAGGGGGCCAGCGCGCACGGTTTCGATCAGTATCGAACCCGCGGGTATGTTTTTTCCGGAAGCAATGCCTCGGTCTCCACGACGCAGGATTACGCCTTCGCCGACTGGGCGACCGCCGCGGTCGGCAAGGCGGCCGGCAAGGATACGTCGGCTTTCACGGCTTACCTGAAGCGCAGCCTCAACTACCGCAACGTGTACAACCCGACGAAGAACAATGGCTGGATATTTGCGCAACCGAAGGGCAGCACGGGCGCTTGGGGCGTTCCCTTCGATCCGGCCGGCGCGGAGAAGGACGACTATTCCGAAGCGAATTCATGGATCGACACCTGGAACGTGTTTCACGATTTTCCGGGGCTTATCGCCGTCCTCGGCGGCAAGGCGCGATTCGCCGCCCAACTCGATCAGACGTTCAATCCGAAGAACCCGCTCGGCTTCCGCTTCGGGCAGGGCTTCCCCGATCTCACCGGCCGGATCGGCCAGTTCGTCGCGGGCAACGAGCCGGCCAATCAGCTTCCCTATCTGTATGACGTGATCGGCGCGCCGTCCAAGACGCAAGACCTCGTGCGCACCGTGATGGACGACATGTATTCGCTCACGTTGACCGACCGCGATCGCGCCGAGCTGAGCCGCGCCAGCCTGAAGGCGGCCCAGGACGATCCGCGCAGAGTGCGGGCGTCGGCGATTCCCGGCAATGACGATTTCGGCCAATTGTCCGCCTGGTACGTGCTGTCGGCGCTGGGCATTTATTCGCTCAATCCGGTGGGCGGCGTGTACTACTTCGGCACCCCCTTGTTCGCGGAAGCGAGCATCGACATTCCGGTCGCGTCCTCCGCCGCATCGGGCGGCGCCCTGACGTTCGGCCAGGTGCGCCGCTTCACCATCACGGCGCACACGACGAGCGGCGCGCCGCCGTCGAAGGCCAATCGCTATGTGCAGTCGGCCACGCTCAACGGCAGCCCCTTGCATCGCCCCTACATCACGCACGATGAAATGCGGGCCGGCGGCAAGCTCGACTTTGTCATGGGCCCGACGCCGAACGATGCCTGGGTCGACCAATGGGATGGCACCGACCCGAACAGCGCTTTCGCGCCCTCCGTGGTTTTCGGTGGGGGGCGGCTCTAG
- a CDS encoding cysteine dioxygenase → MSGPSLHETSLRPLIDGLDALFASGANEARLLAEGGALLAALVARDDWLPDAFAQPDPERYRQYLLHLDPDARFCVVSFVWGPGQTTPIHDHTVWGLIGMLRGGEFSQPYRLDAAGRPVPSGAAVRLRPGAIEAVSPRIGDIHRVTNACADQVSISIHVYGADIGKVRRAVYLDDGTVKPFVSGYSNA, encoded by the coding sequence ATGAGCGGGCCTTCGTTACATGAGACGTCGTTGCGCCCGTTGATCGACGGGCTGGATGCGCTCTTCGCGTCCGGCGCGAACGAGGCGCGCCTGCTTGCCGAGGGCGGGGCGCTGCTTGCCGCGCTCGTCGCACGCGACGACTGGCTGCCCGACGCGTTCGCGCAACCCGACCCCGAGCGCTACCGCCAGTACCTGCTGCATCTCGATCCCGACGCCCGTTTTTGCGTCGTCAGTTTCGTATGGGGTCCCGGCCAGACGACGCCGATCCACGACCATACGGTGTGGGGCTTGATCGGCATGCTGCGCGGTGGCGAGTTCTCGCAACCGTATCGGCTCGACGCAGCGGGTCGGCCCGTGCCGTCGGGCGCTGCGGTGCGGTTGCGGCCGGGCGCGATCGAGGCCGTGTCGCCGCGTATCGGCGACATCCACCGCGTGACCAATGCGTGCGCGGATCAGGTGTCGATCAGCATTCACGTGTACGGCGCGGACATCGGCAAGGTCAGGCGCGCGGTCTACCTCGACGATGGCACCGTGAAGCCGTTCGTGTCGGGTTACTCGAATGCGTGA
- a CDS encoding rhodanese-related sulfurtransferase, which produces MTPSADSTSRFSVASCQDVRARLLARDEIALLDVREEDPYAQSHPLWAANFPLSKLELDAWTRIPRRTTPIVVYGEADGEDLAPCAAEKLAQLGYTDVRLLEGGLAGWRAAGGELFIDVNVPSKSFGEWVEAERHTPSLSAQQVKALVDARADVVIVDARRFDEYQTMSIPTATSVPGAELVLRVRALAPDPATQVVVNCAGRTRSIIGTQSLINAGLPNPVAALRNGTIGWTLAGQALDRGAARRGPDAIDAALRADARRAARAVAERAGVPRIALAEVAALDTPARTLYRFDVRTPEEYAAGHLPGFLSTPGGQLVQETDHHAAVRGARIVLADDDGVRADMTASWLAQMGWDARVVEPADAAARVERGEPPRDAPAPPHASEVSPAALAAWLAQAAPGEIAVIDVTASANYVKRHVPGAWFAVRARLRDALAAIPVAKRYVFTCGSSLLARFAAADARALLPASAQIAVLAGGTAAWSDAGLPLEHGETRLASPRVDRYRRPYEGTDNAAAAMQAYLDWEYGLVDQLKRDGTHHFTVI; this is translated from the coding sequence GTGACGCCATCCGCCGATTCCACTTCCCGCTTTTCTGTCGCGTCCTGCCAGGACGTGCGCGCGCGTCTGCTCGCCCGCGACGAGATCGCGCTGCTCGACGTGCGCGAGGAGGATCCCTACGCGCAAAGCCATCCGCTGTGGGCGGCCAATTTTCCGCTGTCGAAGCTCGAACTCGACGCGTGGACGCGGATCCCGCGCCGCACGACGCCGATCGTCGTCTATGGCGAGGCCGACGGCGAGGATCTCGCGCCGTGCGCCGCGGAGAAACTCGCGCAACTCGGCTATACCGACGTGCGGCTGCTCGAAGGCGGCCTCGCCGGCTGGCGCGCGGCGGGCGGTGAGCTGTTCATCGACGTGAACGTGCCGAGCAAGTCGTTCGGCGAGTGGGTCGAGGCCGAGCGGCATACGCCGTCGCTGTCCGCGCAGCAGGTGAAGGCGCTCGTCGATGCGCGGGCGGACGTGGTGATCGTCGATGCGCGCCGCTTCGACGAATATCAGACGATGAGCATCCCGACCGCGACGAGCGTGCCGGGCGCGGAACTCGTGTTGCGCGTGCGCGCGCTCGCGCCGGACCCTGCGACGCAGGTGGTCGTCAACTGCGCGGGCCGCACGCGCAGCATCATCGGCACGCAGTCGCTGATCAACGCGGGGCTGCCGAATCCGGTGGCCGCGCTGCGCAACGGCACGATCGGCTGGACGCTGGCGGGTCAGGCGCTCGACCGCGGCGCGGCGCGGCGTGGTCCCGACGCGATCGACGCGGCGTTGCGCGCCGACGCGCGCCGCGCGGCGCGTGCGGTGGCCGAGCGGGCCGGCGTGCCGCGCATCGCGTTGGCCGAGGTCGCCGCGCTCGACACGCCGGCCCGCACGCTGTACCGCTTCGACGTACGCACGCCGGAGGAATACGCGGCGGGTCATCTGCCGGGCTTTCTGAGCACGCCGGGCGGCCAGCTCGTGCAGGAGACCGATCATCACGCGGCCGTGCGCGGCGCGCGGATCGTGTTGGCCGACGATGACGGCGTGCGCGCCGACATGACCGCCTCGTGGCTCGCGCAGATGGGCTGGGATGCGAGGGTGGTCGAGCCGGCCGACGCCGCGGCGCGGGTCGAGCGCGGCGAGCCGCCGCGCGACGCGCCGGCGCCGCCGCATGCGTCGGAGGTGTCGCCCGCGGCGCTCGCCGCTTGGCTGGCGCAGGCCGCGCCCGGCGAGATCGCCGTGATCGATGTGACGGCGAGTGCGAACTACGTGAAGCGCCATGTCCCGGGCGCGTGGTTCGCCGTGCGCGCCCGGTTGCGCGATGCGCTCGCGGCGATCCCGGTCGCGAAGCGCTACGTTTTCACGTGCGGATCGAGCCTGCTTGCGCGGTTCGCGGCGGCCGATGCGCGCGCGCTGCTGCCGGCCTCGGCGCAGATCGCGGTGCTGGCGGGCGGCACGGCGGCGTGGAGCGACGCGGGGCTGCCGCTCGAGCACGGCGAGACGCGGCTCGCGTCGCCGCGCGTCGATCGCTATCGGCGGCCGTACGAGGGCACCGACAACGCGGCCGCCGCGATGCAGGCGTACCTCGACTGGGAGTACGGGCTCGTGGATCAGTTGAAGCGCGACGGCACGCATCATTTCACGGTGATCTGA